Below is a window of Streptomyces genisteinicus DNA.
TGACGGACGCAGGTGGTGACCACCGCCGCGGGTCCGGCCCCGGGACGCGATGCCACACTGCCCCGGTGACGACCCTCCGCCCCGGCCCGCCCGACGACTCCGAACCCCCCGGCATACCCGCCCGCACCGGCGGCGACAGCACCGCGCACGCATCCCCCGTCACCGGCTCCGCCGGGCTCCCCGCGCTGCGGCGCCGTGTGAACGCGGTGCTCGTCACCAGTCAGATCCTGGGCGGCCTCGGGGTCGCCACGGGCATTGCCCTCGCCACCGTCCTCGCGCAGGAGATCAGCGGCACGGAGGCGCTGGCCGGGCTCGCGCCCACCGCCGGCGTCGTCGGCACCGCCCTGCTGTCGGTGCCGCTGGCAGCCCTGATGACGGCCCGGGGACGGCGGCCCGGTCTGGTGCTCGCGTACACGATCGGGGCGGTCGGCGCGGCGGTCGTCGTGGTGGCCGCGGTCGTCCGGAGCTTTCCGCTGCTGCTCCTCGGCATGGCGGGGTTCGGCGCGGCGTCCTCCGCGAACCTCCAGGCCCGATTCGCCGCGGCGGACCTCGCGGAGCCCGAGCACCGGGCCCGGGCGATCTCCCTGGTCGTGTGGGCGACGACGGTGGGCGCGGTCCTGGGCCCGAACATCGCCGCACCCGCAGGGCGAAGCGTGTCCGCGCTCGGCATCCCGGCGGCCGCGGGCCCGTTCCTGTGGGCGGCGGGAGTCTTCCTGGCAGCAGCGGCCCTGGTCCTGGTGCGGCTGCGACCGGATCCGCTGCTGACCGCGCGTGCCCTCTCCCCCGAGGACCGCTCCCCCGAGGGCCGTTCGCTGCGCGCGGGAGTCCGTGCGGTACGCGACTCCCCCATGGCCCGGCTGGCGCTGGTGACGGTCGCCGTCTCGCACACGGCGATGGTCTCGATCATGTCGATGACCCCGGTCGCCCTCGGTCACCACGGCGCCGGCATCCAGCTGATCGGCCTGGTGATCAGCGGCCACATCGCGGGAATGTACGCGTTCGCCCCGCTGATGGGCCGGCTCGCGGACCGGATCGGGCGTCTGTCGGTCATCGGCCTGGCCGCGGGCCTGATCGCCGTCGCCGCGCTGCTGGCGGGCACCGCGGGAGCGAGCCACGGCCGCACGGCGGCCGGTCTGTTCCTGCTGGGCCTCGGCTGGTCGGCCGGGCTGGTCGCCGGATCGGCGCTGCTCACGGACTCCGTTCCGCAGCCGGCGCGTGCGGCCGTCCAGGGCCTGTCGGACCTCACCATGAACACCGCGGCGGGGATCGGCGGCGCCGCGGCCGGTCTGGTGGTCGCGCAGGCCGGCTACCCCTGGCTCAACGCGCTCGGCGCCGCGCTGCTGCTGCCGATGGCGGCCCTGACGGTCCGGCGGGCCGTGGGCCGCCGGCGCCCCGCCGGCTGACCCGGGCGGGCCGGCTGACCCGGTCCCTGCGCCGACCGCCCCCGGACGCCCGGGACACACCGGTGTTTGCGGTTCCCCTCGCCGCGCCAGGGATGAGGGCATGCCGAACAGTGCCGTGGAAGTGTCCGCAGAGGTACGCAGCGCCCTCGCCTCCGGTGACCCGGTGGTGGCCCTGGAGTCGACGATCATCGCGCACGGGCTGCCCCGCCCGCGCAATCTCGCCGTCGCCCGCGAACTCGAGGAACTGGTGCGGGAGCAGGGAGCCGTGCCCGCCACTGTCGCCGTCCTCGACGGCCGGCTGTGCGTGGGCCTCGGCAAGGAGGGCCTGGAGCGGATCGCCGGCGACCCCGGCATCCGGAAGCTGGGGCACCGCGACCTCGCACCCGCGCTCGCGGCGGGGGTCAGCGGCGCGACGACCGTGTCGGGAACCGCGCTGGCGGCGGAGAGGGCCGGCATCAGGGTCTTCGCCACGGGCGGCCTCGGGGGCGTCCACCGGGGCTGGACGCAGACCCAGGACGAGTCCGCCGATCTGGGACTGCTCGCCCGGGCCGGTGTGACCGTGGTCTGCGCGGGCGTCAAGTCGATCCTCGACGTACCGGCCACGCTCCAGCGCCTGGAGACACTCGGCGTGGGGGTGCTCGGGTACGGGACGGGCCACTTCCCCGGCTTCTACCTGTCCTCCTCGGGGGAGCCCGTGGACTGGACCGTGGAATCGCCCGAGGAGATCGCCTCCGTGATGCGCGCCCAGGACCTGCTCGGCCCGCCGTGCACCTCGCTGGTGGTGGCCAACCCCGTCCCCGCGGCGGACCAGCTGGATCCCGCACTGCACGACCGGGTGCTCGCCCTGGCCCTGGAGGAGGCGGAGCGCGAGGGCGTCACGGGGCAGGCCGTCACCCCCTTCCTCCTCGAACGGCTCACCCGCGGGACGGACGGCGCGTCGCTGGAGGCCAACCTGGCCGCGGTACGCGGCAACGTCACGCTCGCCGCACGTGTCGCGGCGGCCTACGCGGCGGTGCGCGCATGACGTCGTGGACGCGGCGGCCGCACCGGGCGCCGTGGCCGCACGAGACGCACGGCCACGAGACACACGGGCACGAGCATGCCGGGCTGCTGGTCGTCGGCGACGTGGTCACGGATGTGGTGGCCCGCCACGCGGCGCCCCTCGTCCGGGGCACCGACACCGCTGCCGGCATCCGGATCCTGCCGGGCGGCGCGGGGGCCAACGTCTGCTGCTGGGCCGCGGACGGAGGCTGCGGCGACGTGCGGATCCTGGCCCGGGTGGGCGAGGAGGACGTGGCCTGGCACGCGGAGCGGCTGCGCGCGGCCGGGGTGCGTCCGCTGCTGGTGACCGATGCGGAACTGGGGACCGCCACGGTCATCGCGCTCGTCGACGCGTCGGCCGAGCGCACGTTCCTCACGGACAGCGGAGCGGTGCTGCGGCTGGAGCCCGACGACTGGTCGCCGGAGCTTCTCGACGGGGTGGGCCATCTGCATCTGTCCGGCTATCTGTTCTTCGCCGACTCCAGCAGGGAGGTGGCCCGGACGGCGATGGACGCGGCGCGGGCCCGGGGCATCCCGGTGAGCGTGGACCCCGCGTCCGCCGGGTTCATCACCGCCATGGGCGTGGACGCGACCCTGTCGGCCCTGGACGGCGTCGACATCCTCCTCCCGAACGCGGACGAGGCCCGGTTGCTCACCGGCCTCGACGATCCGGCGGAGGCCGCGGCCGAGCTCAGCGGGCTGGCGCCGCTCACCGTGGTCACCCTGGGCGCCGACGGCGCCCTGGTCGCCGAGTCGGGCAAGGTCACGGCGAGGGTCCCGGCGTACCCGGCCGAGCCGGTGGACTCGACGGGCGCGGGCGACGCGTTCACCGGGGCGTTCCTCGCGGCACGCCTCTGCGGCGCGGACGCGGCGACGGCCGCCGAGGCGGGGTGCCGGGCCGGCGCGCAGGCGGTGACGCTCATCGGCGGCCGCCCCTGAGGCGGGACCGCGGCGCGTCCCGGGCCGCGAGCGGGGCGTCGCCTGCCCCGTCCTCGCGGCTCACGGCACGGGGACGCGGGGCGCGCCGGGGCGGGTGGCCCGGCGCGGGAGCGCGCGTCCGGGACCGACGGATGCAGGGTGCGGGGAGCCGTCAGGGCAGGCCGCTCCAGGCCGGGCGCCTGGGGTCGTCGGCGCGGACGAGGACGTCCGCCGCGCGGCCGGGTGCCACCTCGTCCTCGTAGCGCGCGAAAGCCGGCAGGGTCCAGCGGTCTGCCGCCTCGGTACGCCGTTCCAGCGCCCCCGGCGAGAGCCGCAGGTGAACCGTCAGGTCGAACGGGAACCAGTGCCCCAGCAGGAACGGACCGTGCAGCAACAGCACTCCGCCGTGCGGCAGTTCCACGTGCGGCGAGCGGGTGGCCCGGTCGGTGCCGGGGTCCCACAGGTCGGGCAGCACCCGACCGCTGCCGCCCGCGTCCAGCGGCCCCAGCACCTCTCGCCACAGCGCACCGGTGTCGAACCAGCCGCTGAGGTAGGTGTCGGGGTCCTCGCGGCCGTATTCGTAGCGCAGTGAGGCCGGCCGCAGGAAGCCTCCCGTGCCGACCGTGAGCACACCGCGTCCGCGCAGTCTCAGCTCCTCGGCGATGCGCGCCGCCAGGTCCTCGGGGCGGGCGGCGGGGGCGCCGTCGATGCCGAGGCGCAGCCAGGGGCTTCCGTCGGCGGACGTCGTCGCGAGCGTCCGCTCGGCGAGGTGTCCGGCCAGCAGCTCCCAGGTGATCGGTTCGACTCGCACCCGCCCATCATCACCCGGCGGCCCTCCACCGTCACACGTCGCCCGCGTCCTGTCCGGCCGCCCTGCGCGCATCCGCCAGTCCGAGGAAGCCGGCGTCCCCCTCCACGGCGATCCGTCCGTCCCGCACCGCCTTCTCGGGCGTCGTCCCCCCGCCGGCCAGCGCGGTGCAGGTCTCCGTGTCGAGGGTGAGGACGACGGTCGGCGACTCGGCCGGGCCGTCGCCGTAGGCCGGTGACGCGTCGTCGGGCAGGCGCAGGTGGAAGACGCCCTCCCCGATGCGGACTTCGACCGTCCCGCTGCCGGCGGCGGCCGGACCGAGGACCCGCAGCAGCGGAATGGCGAACCAGTGGGCGCGGACGGCGTCCGTGGCGCGGCGTTCGGCGAGCTCGGGGGCGCCCCAGGCGGCGAGCGCTTCGAGCACCGGGAGCAGGGCACGGCCGCGTGCGGTGAGTTCGTAGACGTGGGCGGCCGAGGGCGGGGGCAGCCGGTGGCGCTCGGCCAGGCCCGTCACTTCCATGTCCTTGAGGCGCGACGCCAGGACGTCGGTGCTGACCCCGGGCAGGTCCGCGTGCAGGTCGGTGTACCGGCGGGGCCCGGCCAGCAGTTCGCGGACGACGAGCAGCGTCCACCGGTCGCCGACGGCGTCGAGTGCGCGGGCCGCGGCGCAGTACTGGTCGTAGCTCCGGCGGCGGGTCTCACGTGGCATGCGACGCAGTCTAGACATGTTGTTGGACTTTCCAAGCTCATGCTTGGTAAAACCAAGTACGACATTCAGTCCTGGGGAGGCCACGGCATGGAGTTCCGGCAGTCGAGCAAACTCAGCGAGGTCTGCTACGAGATCCGCGGGCCGGTGATCGAGCACGCCAACGCGCTGGAGGAGGCGGGCCACAGCGTCCTGCGCCTCAACACGGGCAACCCCGCGCTCTTCGGCTTCGAGGCCCCCGAGGAGATCGTGCAGGACATGATCCGGATGCTGCCGCAGGCGCACGGCTACACGGACTCCCGCGGCATCCTGTCGGCCCGCCGCGCGGTGGCGCAGCGCTACCAGGCGCTCGGCCTCGCCGATGTCGACGTCGACGACGTCTTCCTGGGCAACGGTGTCTCCGAGCTGGTGTCGATGGCCGTCCAGGCGCTGCTGGAGGACGGCGACGAAGTGCTCGTTCCCGCGCCGGACTTCCCCCTGTGGACGGCCGTCACCACACTCGCCGGCGGCAGGGCCGTGCACTACCTGTGCGACGAGGAGTCGGACTGGTACCCGGATCTGGCCGACATGGCGTCGAAGATCACGGACCGGACCCGGGCCGTCGTCATCATCAACCCGAACAACCCCACCGGCGCCGTGTACCCGCGCGAGGTCGTCGAGGGCATCCTCGATCTCGCGCGCCGCCACGGGCTGATGGTCTTCGCCGACGAGATCTACGACCAGATCGTCTACGACGACGCGGTGCACCACCCGGCCGCCGTCCTCGCCCCGGACCTCGTGGTCCTGACCTTCGGCGGCCTGTCCAAGACCTACCGGGTGGCCGGCTTCCGCTCCGGCTGGCTGGTCGTCAGCGGTCCGCGCGGGCATGCGCGCAGCTACATCGAGGGCCTCACCATGCTGGCGTCCATGCGGCTGTGCGCCAACGCGCCCGCGCAGTACGCCATCCAGGCCGCGCTGGGCGGCCGCCAGTCGATCAGGGAACTGGTCGCCCCGGGCGGCAGACTGTACGAGCAGCGCGAGCGGGCCTGGCAGAAACTCAACGAGATCCCCGGTGTCTCCTGCGTGAAGCCGAAGGGGGCGCTGTACGCGTTTCCGCGACTCGACCCGAAGGTGCACCCGATCCACGACGACGAGAAGTTCGTGCTGGACCTGCTGCTCCGGGAGAAGATCCAGGTGGTGCAGGGCACCGGCTTCAACTGGCCCCGGACCGACCACTTCCGCATCCTCACCCTGCCGCACGTGGACGACCTGGACGCGGCCATCAGCCGCATCGGCAGGTTCCTCGCCGGCTACCGCCAGTAGGGACGGGGCGCCGTGCCCGAGGACCGGCGGCCCGCTTCGGCACGGGACCGCGGCGCCCGGAGAACGGAGCGGGCCCGGGGGCGTAGCCAACCCCCGAGCCCTGAGATGCCGCCCGTTCGGCACGCCGGCACGCTTGAGGACCCGGGTCAGTCATGATGTCGTCGCGTCCTGCCTTTGGACCACCGCGCATCGAGCTGCGCGGGCCGGACTTGAACCGGCAATTCGACGTCCGGAGCCCAGGTCCGGTCGATCCGGCGATCGGCGGCGAATGCTGAGTCTGGAGCAAGAGTCTGAGATTGAACGCGGTCTGCCTCTGCCTGACTTGGGCCACCCCGGCTCGAGTGCCGGGGGGAGGATTCGAACCTCCACCACCACCGCGTGATCACGACGAACTTCAGTTTCAGCTTTGCGCTCCTCGCGCACCCCGGCCCGCACACAGACGGCCCGGGGAGTCTTCGACGGCTATCCGAAGAGATAGCCGAACACGGCGTCACCCACCCGCTGGTCGGTGACCTCGGCGCCGTTGGCCTCCTCGCGGGCGAACTTCACCGCCTGCTGGAGCTTCTCCACCCGCTCCAGCAGTTCGTTGACCCGCCGCGCCGGCAGGGCGCCGGAGAACTTCACGGTCGTCCAGTACCCGACCGGGATGTCCTCGTAGTACACCTCCACCTGCGCCGGGT
It encodes the following:
- a CDS encoding MFS transporter, translating into MPARTGGDSTAHASPVTGSAGLPALRRRVNAVLVTSQILGGLGVATGIALATVLAQEISGTEALAGLAPTAGVVGTALLSVPLAALMTARGRRPGLVLAYTIGAVGAAVVVVAAVVRSFPLLLLGMAGFGAASSANLQARFAAADLAEPEHRARAISLVVWATTVGAVLGPNIAAPAGRSVSALGIPAAAGPFLWAAGVFLAAAALVLVRLRPDPLLTARALSPEDRSPEGRSLRAGVRAVRDSPMARLALVTVAVSHTAMVSIMSMTPVALGHHGAGIQLIGLVISGHIAGMYAFAPLMGRLADRIGRLSVIGLAAGLIAVAALLAGTAGASHGRTAAGLFLLGLGWSAGLVAGSALLTDSVPQPARAAVQGLSDLTMNTAAGIGGAAAGLVVAQAGYPWLNALGAALLLPMAALTVRRAVGRRRPAG
- a CDS encoding pseudouridine-5'-phosphate glycosidase → MPNSAVEVSAEVRSALASGDPVVALESTIIAHGLPRPRNLAVARELEELVREQGAVPATVAVLDGRLCVGLGKEGLERIAGDPGIRKLGHRDLAPALAAGVSGATTVSGTALAAERAGIRVFATGGLGGVHRGWTQTQDESADLGLLARAGVTVVCAGVKSILDVPATLQRLETLGVGVLGYGTGHFPGFYLSSSGEPVDWTVESPEEIASVMRAQDLLGPPCTSLVVANPVPAADQLDPALHDRVLALALEEAEREGVTGQAVTPFLLERLTRGTDGASLEANLAAVRGNVTLAARVAAAYAAVRA
- a CDS encoding carbohydrate kinase family protein, whose product is MTSWTRRPHRAPWPHETHGHETHGHEHAGLLVVGDVVTDVVARHAAPLVRGTDTAAGIRILPGGAGANVCCWAADGGCGDVRILARVGEEDVAWHAERLRAAGVRPLLVTDAELGTATVIALVDASAERTFLTDSGAVLRLEPDDWSPELLDGVGHLHLSGYLFFADSSREVARTAMDAARARGIPVSVDPASAGFITAMGVDATLSALDGVDILLPNADEARLLTGLDDPAEAAAELSGLAPLTVVTLGADGALVAESGKVTARVPAYPAEPVDSTGAGDAFTGAFLAARLCGADAATAAEAGCRAGAQAVTLIGGRP
- a CDS encoding uridine kinase, producing MRVEPITWELLAGHLAERTLATTSADGSPWLRLGIDGAPAARPEDLAARIAEELRLRGRGVLTVGTGGFLRPASLRYEYGREDPDTYLSGWFDTGALWREVLGPLDAGGSGRVLPDLWDPGTDRATRSPHVELPHGGVLLLHGPFLLGHWFPFDLTVHLRLSPGALERRTEAADRWTLPAFARYEDEVAPGRAADVLVRADDPRRPAWSGLP
- a CDS encoding winged helix-turn-helix transcriptional regulator; protein product: MPRETRRRSYDQYCAAARALDAVGDRWTLLVVRELLAGPRRYTDLHADLPGVSTDVLASRLKDMEVTGLAERHRLPPPSAAHVYELTARGRALLPVLEALAAWGAPELAERRATDAVRAHWFAIPLLRVLGPAAAGSGTVEVRIGEGVFHLRLPDDASPAYGDGPAESPTVVLTLDTETCTALAGGGTTPEKAVRDGRIAVEGDAGFLGLADARRAAGQDAGDV
- a CDS encoding pyridoxal phosphate-dependent aminotransferase, translated to MEFRQSSKLSEVCYEIRGPVIEHANALEEAGHSVLRLNTGNPALFGFEAPEEIVQDMIRMLPQAHGYTDSRGILSARRAVAQRYQALGLADVDVDDVFLGNGVSELVSMAVQALLEDGDEVLVPAPDFPLWTAVTTLAGGRAVHYLCDEESDWYPDLADMASKITDRTRAVVIINPNNPTGAVYPREVVEGILDLARRHGLMVFADEIYDQIVYDDAVHHPAAVLAPDLVVLTFGGLSKTYRVAGFRSGWLVVSGPRGHARSYIEGLTMLASMRLCANAPAQYAIQAALGGRQSIRELVAPGGRLYEQRERAWQKLNEIPGVSCVKPKGALYAFPRLDPKVHPIHDDEKFVLDLLLREKIQVVQGTGFNWPRTDHFRILTLPHVDDLDAAISRIGRFLAGYRQ